The proteins below are encoded in one region of Marinibacterium anthonyi:
- the ssuC_10 gene encoding Putative aliphatic sulfonates transport permease protein SsuC, which yields MQPEKQPLWRVILFPIIALLLVIGLWWGAVAWYDIPRYVMPSPGDVWTHIKGDHARLWDGFVVTFKEFIVGFVLGAVSGFVMAVIMDSSKTVRGVLYPILIVSQAVPIIAISAALTIWLGFGLAPKLVIVALVVFFPVVVNVLDGLRSVDADLLRLARSMGGSAWSIFRHVKMPATLTPLFSSLKLSATFSVTGAVIAEWSASTSGGIGAYLMQANSRLNTSGTFAAIAYLAVLGLVAFVLVIAVEYLMTPWRTRPMLPRWSPRFWRK from the coding sequence ATGCAGCCTGAAAAACAGCCGCTCTGGCGGGTGATCCTGTTCCCCATCATCGCGCTGCTGCTGGTGATCGGCCTCTGGTGGGGGGCGGTCGCCTGGTACGACATTCCGCGCTACGTGATGCCGTCCCCGGGCGATGTCTGGACCCATATCAAGGGCGATCATGCCCGGCTGTGGGACGGGTTCGTGGTGACGTTCAAGGAATTCATCGTGGGCTTCGTGCTGGGCGCGGTTTCCGGGTTCGTGATGGCGGTGATCATGGACAGTTCGAAGACGGTGCGCGGCGTGCTGTATCCGATCCTGATCGTCAGCCAGGCGGTGCCGATCATCGCGATTTCGGCGGCGCTGACGATCTGGCTGGGCTTCGGGCTGGCGCCGAAGCTGGTGATCGTGGCGCTGGTGGTGTTCTTTCCGGTGGTGGTCAACGTGCTGGACGGGCTGCGGTCGGTCGATGCCGACCTGTTGCGGCTGGCCCGGTCGATGGGCGGCAGCGCCTGGTCGATCTTTCGCCACGTGAAGATGCCGGCCACGCTGACGCCGCTTTTTTCGTCGTTGAAACTGTCGGCGACGTTTTCGGTGACCGGCGCGGTGATCGCGGAATGGTCGGCCTCGACCTCGGGCGGGATCGGGGCCTACCTGATGCAGGCCAATTCGCGGCTGAACACCTCGGGCACCTTCGCGGCCATCGCCTATCTGGCGGTGCTGGGTCTGGTGGCCTTTGTGCTGGTCATCGCGGTCGAATACCTGATGACGCCGTGGCGCACGCGCCCGATGCTGCCGCGCTGGTCGCCGCGCTTCTGGCGCAAGTGA
- the cytR_4 gene encoding HTH-type transcriptional repressor CytR, whose product MSEVKQGRSRPTIKDVAAEAKVSVGTVSGVLNDRAGVAQDTRDHVQAVMKRLGYEPNSSARAMRRNRVSTIGLIVPDLRNSFFSQVAEGVERGISEHDILMTLCLSWAKSEREEYFAQLLRSQRLDGVVYLSGTGLPSASLIELTRSGAVVFVDEVLAGIDCPSVLSDNRRGAREIARCVLESGHRRIAVIEGPRRLWTADQRLSGFREGFSAAGIDPDAARYLPGDYTERSGYQGAAELFGGPEADWPTAVICANDQMAFGVMAFCRELGIAVPRQVSVTGFDDVAEAAMTRPALTTVAQPGFEMGRSAALLLLHSIGVRATAPDAISFSTSVRIRETVARIA is encoded by the coding sequence ATGTCAGAGGTGAAGCAGGGCCGGTCGCGTCCGACGATCAAGGACGTGGCGGCCGAGGCGAAGGTTTCGGTCGGGACGGTCAGCGGCGTGCTGAACGACCGCGCCGGTGTCGCGCAGGACACCCGCGACCACGTGCAGGCGGTGATGAAGCGGCTGGGCTATGAACCCAACAGTTCGGCCCGGGCGATGCGGCGGAACCGGGTGTCGACCATCGGGCTGATCGTGCCGGACCTGCGCAACAGCTTCTTCAGCCAGGTGGCCGAAGGCGTCGAACGCGGGATTTCCGAACACGATATCCTGATGACGCTGTGCCTGAGCTGGGCCAAGTCCGAACGCGAGGAATATTTCGCCCAACTGCTGCGCAGCCAGCGGCTGGACGGCGTGGTCTACCTGTCGGGCACCGGCCTGCCGTCGGCGTCCCTGATCGAGCTGACGCGCAGCGGTGCGGTGGTTTTCGTCGACGAGGTGCTGGCGGGCATCGATTGCCCTTCGGTGCTGAGCGACAACCGGCGCGGCGCGCGCGAGATCGCGCGCTGCGTGCTGGAAAGCGGTCACCGGCGGATCGCGGTGATCGAGGGGCCGCGGCGGCTGTGGACGGCGGATCAGCGGCTGTCGGGCTTTCGCGAGGGGTTTTCCGCCGCCGGGATCGACCCGGACGCCGCGCGCTACCTGCCCGGGGATTACACCGAACGGTCGGGCTATCAGGGTGCCGCCGAACTGTTCGGCGGGCCCGAGGCGGATTGGCCGACGGCGGTGATCTGCGCCAATGACCAGATGGCCTTCGGCGTGATGGCGTTTTGCCGGGAACTGGGCATCGCCGTGCCGCGCCAGGTGTCGGTCACCGGGTTCGACGACGTGGCCGAGGCCGCGATGACCCGCCCGGCGCTGACAACCGTCGCCCAGCCGGGGTTCGAGATGGGGCGTTCGGCGGCCCTGTTGCTGCTGCATTCCATCGGCGTCAGGGCGACCGCGCCCGACGCGATCAGTTTTTCGACCAGCGTGCGCATCCGCGAGACCGTCGCCCGAATCGCCTGA
- the nagK_2 gene encoding Fumarylpyruvate hydrolase, producing MMDDAAVQFAIEQPPVTALPVAGSRLIFPVRRVYCIGRNYAAHAIEMGHDPDREDPFFFQKNADNLNPTGAFPYPPKTSDVHHEVEMAVMLKSGGRDIPVEQALDHVYGYALSLDMTRRDLQGIQKKLGRPWEIGKAFEGSAPVGPIHPVSEVGHLDHGAITLKVNGELRQEGDLNQMIWKVPEQIAYLSEYYELAAGDVILSGTPSGVAAVEKGDEMEIAVEGLGSMIVKVT from the coding sequence ATGATGGACGACGCGGCAGTGCAATTCGCTATTGAACAGCCCCCCGTAACGGCACTGCCGGTGGCTGGATCAAGGCTGATCTTCCCGGTGCGCCGGGTGTATTGCATCGGGCGCAATTACGCGGCGCATGCCATTGAAATGGGCCACGATCCCGACCGCGAGGATCCGTTCTTCTTCCAGAAGAACGCCGACAACCTGAACCCGACAGGCGCATTCCCCTATCCGCCAAAGACCAGCGACGTACATCACGAGGTCGAGATGGCGGTGATGCTGAAATCCGGCGGCCGCGACATCCCGGTCGAACAGGCGCTGGACCATGTCTATGGCTACGCGCTGTCGCTGGACATGACGCGGCGCGACCTGCAGGGCATCCAGAAAAAGCTGGGCCGCCCCTGGGAAATCGGCAAGGCCTTCGAAGGCTCCGCCCCGGTCGGGCCGATCCACCCGGTGTCCGAGGTCGGCCACCTGGATCACGGCGCCATCACGCTGAAGGTCAATGGCGAACTGCGCCAGGAAGGCGACCTGAACCAGATGATCTGGAAGGTGCCGGAACAGATCGCCTACCTGTCGGAATACTACGAGCTGGCGGCGGGCGACGTGATCCTGTCGGGCACGCCGTCGGGCGTTGCGGCGGTCGAAAAGGGCGACGAGATGGAGATCGCGGTCGAGGGTCTTGGCAGCATGATCGTCAAGGTCACCTGA
- the lutR_5 gene encoding L-lactate utilization operon repressor, protein MALRDFIEAGNFAPGDRLPPERELMVSLGVTRTMLRKALDSLEHEGRIWRHVGKGTFIASQSESTSPGRLATLSGQVTPVHMMRARLALEPALAREAAINASDAAVQKIMAARDRAVEAPGWDEYEAEDDAFHRTIAEATGNVLLLELFDQLNQVRRAVAWNTVIRHAPRPPRDHNSFREHDRIAQGIAARNPTEAQAAMRDHLGSVSARLFGEV, encoded by the coding sequence ATGGCGCTGCGCGATTTCATCGAAGCCGGGAACTTTGCGCCGGGCGACCGGCTGCCGCCGGAACGCGAGCTGATGGTCAGCCTGGGCGTGACCCGCACCATGTTGCGCAAGGCGCTGGACAGCCTGGAACACGAGGGCCGGATCTGGCGTCACGTGGGCAAGGGGACGTTCATCGCGTCGCAATCGGAATCGACCAGCCCCGGGCGGCTGGCCACGCTGAGCGGGCAGGTGACCCCGGTGCACATGATGCGCGCCCGGCTGGCGCTGGAACCTGCGCTGGCGCGCGAGGCGGCGATCAATGCGTCGGACGCGGCGGTGCAAAAGATCATGGCGGCGCGCGACCGTGCGGTCGAGGCGCCGGGCTGGGACGAATACGAGGCCGAGGACGACGCCTTTCACCGCACCATCGCCGAGGCGACGGGCAACGTGCTGCTGCTGGAGCTGTTCGATCAGCTGAACCAGGTGCGCCGCGCCGTGGCCTGGAACACCGTGATCCGCCATGCGCCGCGCCCGCCGCGCGATCACAATTCATTCCGCGAACACGACCGCATCGCCCAGGGCATCGCGGCCCGCAACCCGACCGAGGCCCAGGCCGCCATGCGCGACCACCTGGGATCGGTTTCGGCACGTCTTTTCGGGGAGGTCTGA
- a CDS encoding ABC-type taurine transport system, periplasmic component, giving the protein MRHVIRNVAAAAMALPIVLGLTVAPAQADKIRIALAETPSDELAAFFVALDRAKANGLDYEWTAFSDEELAIQAVLSGQMDIGFGTPYAAMQRSKAPLRIVFQLSKLKFFPVTTKKYSTLEDLNGEPILLHSRGGGTDSIANVIEERVGITFGERSYVPGSSNRVAALLGGRADATIIDLSNKNKLMRSEAADNFNVLDMFDVEASDEALFANLDWIQAHEDEVDIFVSALVSTWRDMQADPTIIRRETDPDGPIGQLPKEILDGLDGFYADAVEGGLYDPDGGGRKAAMADMEWYTAAGQLDGDPAELNIEDFWYLAPLDAATK; this is encoded by the coding sequence ATGAGACACGTCATCAGGAACGTCGCGGCCGCGGCGATGGCATTGCCCATCGTGCTTGGCCTGACCGTGGCCCCGGCCCAGGCGGACAAGATCCGCATCGCCCTGGCCGAAACGCCGTCGGACGAACTGGCCGCCTTTTTCGTCGCGCTGGATCGCGCCAAGGCGAACGGGCTGGATTACGAATGGACCGCCTTTTCCGACGAGGAACTGGCCATCCAGGCCGTGCTGAGCGGGCAGATGGACATCGGGTTCGGCACGCCCTACGCCGCCATGCAAAGGTCGAAGGCGCCGCTCAGGATCGTCTTCCAGTTGTCCAAGCTGAAGTTCTTTCCGGTCACCACCAAGAAATACAGCACGCTTGAGGACCTGAACGGCGAACCCATCCTGCTGCATTCGCGCGGCGGCGGCACCGATTCCATCGCCAACGTGATCGAGGAACGGGTGGGCATCACCTTCGGCGAACGGTCTTATGTGCCCGGATCGTCGAACCGGGTTGCAGCACTTCTGGGCGGGCGGGCCGATGCGACGATCATCGACCTGTCGAACAAGAACAAGCTGATGCGCAGCGAGGCGGCCGACAACTTCAACGTGCTGGACATGTTCGACGTCGAGGCCAGCGACGAGGCGCTCTTCGCCAACCTCGACTGGATCCAGGCGCACGAGGACGAGGTCGACATCTTTGTCAGCGCCCTTGTGTCCACCTGGCGCGACATGCAGGCGGATCCCACGATCATCCGCCGCGAAACCGACCCCGACGGGCCGATCGGGCAGTTGCCGAAGGAGATCCTGGACGGGCTGGACGGGTTCTATGCCGATGCGGTCGAGGGCGGCCTGTATGACCCCGATGGCGGCGGGCGCAAGGCGGCGATGGCCGACATGGAATGGTACACCGCCGCGGGCCAGCTGGACGGGGATCCTGCCGAGCTGAACATCGAGGACTTCTGGTATCTCGCCCCGCTTGACGCCGCGACGAAATGA
- the cmpB_4 gene encoding Bicarbonate transport system permease protein CmpB has protein sequence MIERSLLLKLLSVAILFGAWEIAGRIPVSYAFPTFTETMGALIRMIADGSLLNAYGETLQPLVVGVAISAILGIAIGLWVGLNTFFDWLFSPIFVVMQAAPLAALIPLLVLAYGIGLTSKVMVVCIMAMPVIVLNTAGAVRNTPESLKEMGRSFLASDPSIILNIVLPAASPLIFAGLRLGVSAGFIGAILAELKITPTGVGDIITYSRSIADYPAMYAAILSIILLAVLFLNLLEKTETLLFKGNQRGYVSD, from the coding sequence ATGATTGAGCGATCCCTTCTGTTGAAACTGCTGTCCGTGGCGATCCTGTTCGGCGCCTGGGAAATCGCCGGGCGAATCCCGGTCAGCTATGCCTTTCCGACCTTCACCGAGACGATGGGCGCGCTGATCCGGATGATCGCCGACGGCAGCCTGCTGAACGCCTACGGCGAAACGCTCCAGCCGCTTGTGGTGGGGGTGGCGATCTCGGCCATCCTCGGGATCGCGATCGGCCTGTGGGTCGGGCTGAACACCTTCTTCGACTGGCTGTTTTCGCCCATCTTCGTCGTGATGCAGGCCGCGCCGCTGGCCGCGCTGATCCCGCTGCTGGTGCTGGCCTACGGCATCGGGCTGACGTCCAAGGTGATGGTGGTGTGCATCATGGCGATGCCGGTGATCGTGCTGAACACTGCCGGGGCCGTGCGCAACACGCCGGAATCGCTGAAGGAAATGGGCCGGTCCTTTCTGGCCTCGGACCCGTCGATCATCCTGAACATCGTGCTGCCCGCCGCCTCGCCGCTGATCTTTGCGGGCCTGCGGCTGGGGGTATCGGCGGGGTTCATCGGCGCGATCCTGGCCGAACTCAAGATCACGCCGACCGGCGTCGGCGACATCATCACCTACAGCCGGTCCATCGCCGATTACCCGGCGATGTACGCGGCGATCCTGTCGATCATCCTGCTCGCGGTCCTGTTCCTGAACCTGCTGGAAAAGACCGAGACCCTGCTCTTCAAAGGAAACCAACGTGGCTATGTCTCAGATTGA